The stretch of DNA GACACATAAAGGAAAATAAAAATGGCTGGTAATAAAATTTCAGATTTTACGGAAGAAGAATTTACTGCTTTTGTTAGTAAAATAATCGCTGCTGATTTTCCAACTGACAAAGAGAACGATGATGCTATTTATTCGTTCGCCCAACTAACAGAGCATCCTGCTGGTTGGAACCTCATCTTCAAGCCTAAGGTAGGCGAAGATTCTTCGGCGAAAGGAATTGTTAAAACCGTAAAGGAATGGCGAGCTGCTAACGGTAAGCCAGGTTTTAAAAAAGCGTGATTGAATTTGCGGGTTCAAGTTATGAGCCCGCTCATTTGTAACTCTGGATTTGAAGAATAATTACTAGATATCCATTTGCCTAGAATAATAAAAATAAAAGGTGATATATGAAAAAATTACTTTTCCTAGGGGTTGTTACCGTTTCTGTGGTTCTGGCAGCATGTCAGGTCAATAATGTTCGAGACACCGGAGGTGGGGCTGTTTCACCTTCATCGACGGTGACCGGAGTCACGCTTGATAGCGGTACGAACGGCAATCCGTAAAGGATCTTCTTGAGATCCCATTTGGATCGTCGTAATCTCTTGCTCAGTAAACGAAAAAACCGCCCGCAGGGCGGTTTTCTCGAAGGTTCTCAGAGCAGCAACTCTTTGAACCGAGGTAACTGGCTTAGAGGAGC from Klebsiella electrica encodes:
- a CDS encoding colicin release lysis protein, translated to MKKLLFLGVVTVSVVLAACQVNNVRDTGGGAVSPSSTVTGVTLDSGTNGNP
- a CDS encoding bacteriocin immunity protein; this translates as MAGNKISDFTEEEFTAFVSKIIAADFPTDKENDDAIYSFAQLTEHPAGWNLIFKPKVGEDSSAKGIVKTVKEWRAANGKPGFKKA